In Pseudomonadota bacterium, the sequence AATTGCAACTCGGTACGATAAGACATCTCAAAATTTTCTAGGCGCTATTTATATGGTTGCTTCTATCTTTTGGCTCAATTGATGACACGCCCTAGTTAGCCTTCCAAAAAAGGGACGTATGAGATTATGTAAATCTCTCCGCTGCTCTAAGGATATATTCTGACCAGAATGTAATTGCGAAAAGTTTTGGATGTGATCCCAACTGAGAGATTCAGGGGTCCCGTATGTTGAAAATATTCGAACAAGTCGTGATTGTATATCTTGAGAGGTGTCTGGGTTTTGAGATATGTTCATTAAAATAGAAAAGGCTTCTCTTCTAACATCTTCATTACGTGACGTCATGATGAGTCTTTCTGCAGCAGAAATTTTCCGAGAAAGGGGACTTGTGGGATTATGTAGTATATTTAAAAGAGTGCTGGTGACCCGTTCTTTTTCTTCTCGTGTGCCAAATCTAAAGATATCTCTAACAACTTCATTCCAAGAATCTATCGGTGTTTTATCATTTTCAAAAATATGTAATAAAACATCATTCCGAAGCGTTTTTGTTGCCTCTATTTTTATTATGCATTCTACACTATTTATAAAGCTTAGGTATGAAGTTATGTCTTCAGGCAGGAGAGAAGTATTTTTAATTAAGTTTAATATTAGAATCAAAGTTCCTCTCATTTCTGCTTCCGTATAGGAAATGAGAGCTGTTACAACATCTTGCCGTCTCTCAGAGTTTTGCGTTAAAAGATGCGCGGTTAACGTGTCTTGTTGTGTTTGAGTGCCATATGCAAAAACCATTTTTAAATCATGTACATACATTTTAAAAGGCATATCGGGACAAGCAGAAATATTAGAAGATAATAAAGCACAACATTGCTCTCTTTGTGCCTCATTCCCATAGTCAAAAATTTTCCCTACCATTTGCTCATGATCGTATGTAGATATAGCCTTTGCCTTATCCTCAAGCAGAAGAAGTGCAACATCTACCATCACAGGCAAATAACTCGGCATACCCTCTTCTCTTTTAATCTTATTAAAATCAGAATTAATCTGCCTCAGAAAACTTTGATTTGACGTAAGAGCCTTAGAAAATGAAGGGTCTTTTTCACACCAAGATTTTAATAAAGAATAACTCTTTTCTTTTTGAAATGAATTTCCATATTCAACAATGTCATTTATAAGCTCTATCCTTTTTGCAAAAAATAAAGAACTACCTTTGGCTTCAAGTATAACAAGCAATACATTATAGCCTCTTTCCTTATCTTCCGCTTTAGCATCGGAAGAAGAAATTATATTTTTTGCAATTCTTATACAAGCGGCTATATCTTCTCTTTCAGTTTGAGGAAGTTCTAGAAATTTAAGGAGTAAAGACCATAATCGATGTTGAAATGATGCGCGTTGAACCTGGGCGGAAACATCTTCCAATAACGCTTGCAAATCGTTGTCTTCAATAAACAATTCAGGATTTCTTTCAAAACGTGACAAAAGAAAATTTTGGCCTTTCAGCCTATAGGAAGGAAAAGACTCAGGAGAACATTCGCAAAGACTACGAAGCGCTGTCAGAAAAGATGAGGGAGTTGTGTTTGGGTCTGTTAAGGCTTTCAAAAAAAATGAATAAAGCCGTTCTTGTTTAGATTTCTCTATATTTTTTAATTTATATATATGATCACAAAAAAGAAGGCCTTCAGCAACTTCAGCTTGGCTAGAGAAAGATAAAGAGGGATTTTGAAACAAAGAGAAAAGAAACTCTTGTGCCGAGCGTGCTTCCTTTAAGGAAGATTCATCCTTTGGAAGCCCTGTCGTATCATCATAAGAGGCGCCCCATAATATAATATCAAGTGCCACATCGATACGAGATGTTAAAGGCGCACTCTCGGACGCTAACATTTCCTTTAAAAATTTTAGGAACTTTTGTTGTTCTTCTTTAAGCGTACTATAATTCATAAGGCCATTTGCTGCATCAATCCGAACCTCTAAGCTTACTGTGTCACTCTCAAATATATCCCTTAACAAGCTTAATTGTTGATCTTTTGCATCTTGGCAATAAATTGGAACACTAAGCAGCTTACACGCTATTTGTATTTGATTTGTTTTACAAGTTTCTCTTTTTTGGAGTGTTTCTAAAAAGCTGATTTGCTTTCTTTTTAGCTCTTGAGCTTTTTCAAGCTCTGTAGGTGACTTTTCTATAAAACGTTCCGAAGAATCCCATAAACCTAGAATGCTGGGAATTCTTACTTTATCTTCAAAAGGCGTGCTTTCTCTTTGTTGCAAATCTTGAAGAAAACGTCTTTCTTCTTCTTTTTCTTCTTCATTAAGAAAAGATGAAAAAAGCAAATGGGAAGCTGCATCAATTTTGTCTGAGGACGGCACTTCATCATGTGCTTTTATGCTTTTTAAAAAAAGAACATGCTCTTTTGTCTCTGCCTCGAGATTATTTGCAAATGGATAAAAAATTGATATGCATGCATTTCTGATATATTTTTTTATTGTTTTCTCATTAAGTGATCTCCTTTTTGGAGCAGGAGAAGTTTGAAGAACTCCAGGTTTATCATCGCATTCCATTGCAAAACTTGGAAAGCTAGAAAAAAATATAACTCCAAATATAAGACCTAATATATAATTTTGTTTGTGAGATGACTTAAAAAAGTTCTGCATGGAAATTACCTAATTAAAATTAAATAAAATTTTGTATTTTTATCAATATAGGAATTTTTCGAAAAATTCAAAGTTATTATACAATATTTTAAAAACGGTGAATGTTTTATTTACATCTCTTATGGAGACTTTATTATTTTCATTATTTGTAAGAAAAATTTTAATAACCAAGATTACTTTCTTACCAAGTTCATTTCTTATTTATCTAATAAAATTTTACTCTCTATTAAGAACTTTATTAAGAACTTTACGATATAGTATCATAAAGTAAATTTTTCTTGAATTTCTCAATAAAAAAGAAGAATCGGTCTTTTACCTGTGAGCTATCTTACTGGTTTTTTATGTATACTTTCCTTCTGTGCGATAATTTAGGGTTACTATCTTAGTTTAAGAATGAATAAGTAAAAACTTTCTTTTATAAATTTAGAAATTTTCTAAGACGTTTTTTTTAAAATAAGGG encodes:
- a CDS encoding IS5/IS1182 family transposase, with the protein product IATRYDKTSQNFLGAIYMVASIFWLN